GCCTGATCGACCTTGTTCCACACGTGCAGCACCGGCACGCCCTCGGGCAGACCGCGCAGGATGTTGGCATCGCCCACGCGGTAGCGCGGCTCGCGCCAGCGCGTGAGGTCGTGCAGGAACAGCACCGCATCGGCGCCGTGGATGCGCTGCCACGCGCGCTCGATGCCGATGCGCTCGACCTCGTCGACCTCGGGGCTGTCGCGCAGGCCCGCGGTGTCGGTCACGTGCAGCGGCACGCCTTCGATCTGGATGGTCTGCTGCACCACGTCGCGCGTGGTGCCCGCGATGGGCGTGACGATGGCGAGCTCGGCGCCTGCGAGCGCATTGAGCAGCGAGCTCTTGCCCGCGTTGGGCTGGCCCGCGATAACCACCTGCAGCCCGTCGCGCAGCAGCGCGCCCTGGCGCGCCTCGGCCTGCAGCTGCGCGAGCGCGCTGCGCAGGCGCTGCAGCTGGCCCTCGGCGTCGGCCTTCTGGAGGAAATCGATCTCTTCTTCGGGAAAGTCGAGCGTGGCCTCGACCAGCATGCGCAGGTGGATGAGCGCGTCGCGCAGCGCGTGCACACGCTGCGAGAACGCCCCCGCGAGCGAGCGCGCGGCGCTGCGCGCCGCGGCCTCCGTGCTGGCGTCGATCAGGTCGGCCACGGCCTCGGCCTGCGCGAGGTCGAGCTTGTCGTTGAGGAAGGCGCGCTCGGTGAACTCGCCCGCGCGCGCCAGGCGCAGGCCCGGCAGCGCGGTCTGCGCCACTTCGAGGCAGCGTGCCAGCAGCAACTGCAG
This is a stretch of genomic DNA from Hydrogenophaga crocea. It encodes these proteins:
- the mnmE gene encoding tRNA uridine-5-carboxymethylaminomethyl(34) synthesis GTPase MnmE; translation: MLPQHADPIVAIATAPGRGAVGIVRVSGKGLAPFVRALIGREPRPREATYGPWRAADGQAIDHGLSLWFPAPHSYTGEDVLELQGHGGPVVLQLLLARCLEVAQTALPGLRLARAGEFTERAFLNDKLDLAQAEAVADLIDASTEAAARSAARSLAGAFSQRVHALRDALIHLRMLVEATLDFPEEEIDFLQKADAEGQLQRLRSALAQLQAEARQGALLRDGLQVVIAGQPNAGKSSLLNALAGAELAIVTPIAGTTRDVVQQTIQIEGVPLHVTDTAGLRDSPEVDEVERIGIERAWQRIHGADAVLFLHDLTRWREPRYRVGDANILRGLPEGVPVLHVWNKVDQAGDELPRGDSDIVLSAKHGTGLDALRQRLLQLAGWQSGSEGLFMARERHLRALARVGEHLEQAQGLLTRAADQLDLLAEELRLAQHALGEITGEFTADDLLGVIFSRFCIGK